From a region of the Corallococcus coralloides DSM 2259 genome:
- the rraA gene encoding ribonuclease E activity regulator RraA, whose product MSDTPDLKTADLCDAHSGTPQFQVAEPGFLDYGGRLSFFGPISTVRAPEDNSLVRKALEEPGQGRVLVVDGGGSRRCALVGDVLAALGQKNGWAGVVVNGCIRDAEEVGRTDIGVKALGTHPLKSSKRNEGQRDVEVRFAGVTFVPGHHLYADADGIVTSQQALR is encoded by the coding sequence ATGAGCGACACCCCTGACCTCAAGACCGCCGACCTCTGTGACGCCCACTCGGGAACTCCGCAATTCCAGGTCGCCGAGCCTGGATTTCTGGACTACGGCGGGCGCCTGAGTTTCTTCGGACCCATCAGCACCGTGCGCGCGCCAGAGGACAACTCGCTCGTGCGCAAGGCATTGGAAGAACCCGGCCAGGGCCGCGTGCTGGTGGTGGATGGCGGAGGCAGCCGCCGCTGCGCGCTGGTGGGTGACGTGCTCGCGGCCCTGGGGCAGAAGAACGGCTGGGCGGGCGTGGTGGTCAACGGCTGCATCCGCGACGCGGAGGAGGTCGGCCGCACCGACATCGGCGTGAAGGCGCTGGGCACCCACCCGCTCAAGAGCAGCAAGCGCAACGAGGGCCAGCGCGACGTGGAGGTGCGCTTCGCGGGCGTCACCTTCGTCCCCGGCCACCACCTCTACGCGGACGCGGACGGCATCGTCACTTCGCAGCAGGCGCTGCGCTGA
- a CDS encoding LysR substrate-binding domain-containing protein codes for MASLNDITLRQLEYLVAVADTLGFRRAAERCHVSQPALSAQIQQLESVLGVKVFERDARRVMLTPQGTELVARARRVLTEAEDILKAAARMGDPFAGPLHLGAIPTVAPYVLPEVVPALVKHYPKLQLRLREEKTALLMRDMDEGRLDAALLAVDAELGRQVEHAVIAEDPFVVAVPPGHPLEKKKQVQLRDLDEEDVLLLEDGHCFRSQTLALCTRVGAREVDFRATSLTTLAQMVMAVGSVTLLPQLAVPMENRRGQLVVRPFAPPGPGRTLALAWRPGHPRAEALRTIAGTLRSVWPGGGKAKVSAAPAAK; via the coding sequence ATGGCCTCTTTGAACGACATCACCCTGCGGCAGTTGGAGTACCTGGTGGCGGTGGCGGACACCCTCGGCTTCCGGCGGGCGGCCGAGCGGTGCCACGTCTCCCAGCCCGCCCTGAGCGCGCAGATTCAACAGCTGGAGTCGGTGCTCGGCGTGAAGGTGTTCGAGCGGGACGCGCGCCGCGTGATGCTCACGCCGCAGGGCACGGAGCTGGTGGCGCGGGCGAGGCGGGTGCTCACGGAGGCGGAGGACATCCTCAAGGCGGCGGCGCGGATGGGTGACCCATTCGCGGGGCCGCTGCACCTGGGGGCCATCCCCACGGTGGCGCCCTATGTGCTGCCGGAGGTGGTGCCCGCGCTGGTGAAGCACTACCCGAAGCTCCAGCTGCGGCTGCGCGAGGAGAAGACGGCGCTGCTGATGCGCGACATGGACGAGGGCCGGCTGGACGCGGCGCTGCTGGCGGTGGACGCGGAGCTGGGGCGCCAGGTGGAGCACGCGGTCATCGCGGAGGACCCCTTCGTCGTGGCGGTGCCGCCGGGGCATCCGCTGGAGAAGAAGAAGCAGGTGCAGCTGCGCGACCTGGATGAGGAGGACGTGTTGCTGCTGGAGGACGGGCACTGCTTCCGCAGCCAGACCCTGGCGCTGTGCACGCGCGTGGGGGCGCGCGAGGTGGACTTCCGCGCCACCAGCCTGACGACGCTCGCGCAGATGGTGATGGCGGTGGGCAGCGTCACGCTGTTGCCCCAGCTGGCGGTGCCCATGGAGAACCGCCGGGGGCAGCTGGTGGTGCGGCCCTTCGCGCCACCGGGGCCGGGCCGGACGCTCGCGCTGGCGTGGCGCCCGGGGCATCCCCGGGCCGAAGCGCTGCGCACCATCGCGGGGACGCTGCGCTCCGTGTGGCCCGGGGGGGGGAAGGCGAAGGTCAGCGCAGCGCCTGCTGCGAAGTGA
- a CDS encoding catalase, with protein sequence MSPRPTLTTEAGAPVSDNQHSQTAGPNGPVLLQDHHLLEKLARFNRERIPERVVHAVGSGAYGTFEVTQDLTRFTRMKVFSAVGKKTEAFLRFSTVAGSKGAPDTARDPRGFAVRLYTEDGNWDLVGNNTPVFFLRDGIKFPDFIHSQKYDPYTNCQEPDNVWDFFAYSPEATHQFTWLFGDRGIPATLRHMDGFGSHTFQWVNATGERFWVKFHFKTDQGIRTLTTPEAEALGGKDPQHHQRDLYQAIDRGEFPSWTLKVQVMPEADAANYRFNPFDLTKVWPYQDYPLMEVGRLTLNRNPENFFAEVEQAALDPSHFVPGIGPSPDRMLQARLFAYGDAHRYRLGINSTQLPVNSPKGVKGGARNYGRDGAMRFDGNGGRGPNYEPNSFNGPAQTDESPGTGYAVSGMTGTFVHGKHAEDTDYVQAGALYRLMDEAAKARLVENISGSLAQVSREDIITRAIAHFRAADEEYGSRIAVAVQQKRHAR encoded by the coding sequence ATGTCCCCGCGTCCCACCCTGACCACCGAAGCCGGCGCGCCGGTCTCCGACAACCAGCACTCGCAGACGGCCGGGCCCAACGGTCCGGTGCTGCTGCAGGACCACCACCTGCTGGAGAAGCTGGCCCGCTTCAACCGCGAGCGCATCCCGGAGCGCGTGGTGCACGCGGTGGGCTCCGGCGCCTACGGCACGTTCGAAGTGACGCAGGACCTCACCCGCTTCACGCGCATGAAGGTCTTCAGCGCGGTGGGCAAGAAGACGGAGGCCTTCCTGCGCTTCTCCACCGTGGCGGGCTCCAAGGGCGCGCCGGACACCGCCCGCGACCCGCGCGGCTTCGCGGTGCGCCTCTACACGGAGGACGGCAACTGGGACCTCGTGGGCAACAACACGCCGGTGTTCTTCCTGCGGGACGGCATCAAGTTCCCGGACTTCATCCACTCCCAGAAGTACGACCCGTACACGAACTGCCAGGAGCCGGACAACGTCTGGGACTTCTTCGCCTACTCACCGGAGGCCACGCACCAGTTCACCTGGCTCTTCGGCGACCGGGGCATCCCCGCGACGCTGCGGCACATGGATGGCTTTGGCTCGCACACCTTCCAGTGGGTGAACGCGACGGGCGAGCGCTTCTGGGTGAAGTTCCACTTCAAGACGGACCAGGGCATCCGCACGCTCACCACGCCGGAGGCGGAGGCGCTGGGCGGCAAGGACCCGCAGCACCACCAGCGCGACCTGTACCAGGCCATCGACCGGGGCGAGTTCCCCTCGTGGACGCTCAAGGTGCAGGTGATGCCGGAGGCGGACGCGGCCAACTACCGCTTCAACCCGTTCGACCTGACCAAGGTGTGGCCCTACCAGGACTACCCGCTGATGGAGGTGGGCCGGCTCACGCTGAACCGCAACCCGGAGAACTTCTTCGCGGAGGTGGAGCAGGCGGCGTTGGATCCGTCGCACTTCGTGCCCGGCATCGGCCCGTCCCCGGACCGGATGCTCCAGGCGCGCCTGTTCGCCTACGGCGACGCGCACCGCTACCGGCTGGGCATCAACAGCACGCAGCTGCCGGTGAACTCGCCCAAGGGCGTGAAGGGCGGCGCGCGCAACTACGGCCGTGACGGCGCCATGCGCTTCGACGGCAACGGCGGACGCGGCCCCAACTACGAGCCCAACAGCTTCAACGGCCCCGCGCAGACGGACGAGTCCCCGGGCACGGGCTACGCGGTGAGCGGCATGACGGGCACCTTCGTCCACGGCAAGCACGCCGAGGACACCGATTACGTCCAGGCCGGCGCCCTCTACCGGCTGATGGACGAGGCGGCGAAGGCGCGGCTGGTGGAGAACATCTCCGGCAGCCTGGCGCAGGTGAGTCGGGAGGACATCATCACCCGGGCCATCGCCCACTTCCGCGCGGCGGATGAGGAGTATGGTTCGCGTATCGCCGTCGCCGTCCAGCAGAAGCGCCACGCTCGCTAG
- a CDS encoding ankyrin repeat domain-containing protein, which translates to MSPPNDPKNASPSAEDAAVLDFVRSAFALVRSGDAGKLRELLDAGLPVSVRNERGDSLLMLASYHGHVDATRLLLERGADPEQPNDAGQTPLAGAAFKGNEAIATVLLDAGADVDGAGPDGRTPLMFAAMFDKLEMMELLIQRGADHRARDADKRTALDYARSMGAQRAAARLDPKP; encoded by the coding sequence ATGAGCCCCCCGAACGACCCGAAGAATGCCTCCCCGTCCGCCGAGGACGCCGCCGTGCTGGACTTCGTGCGGAGCGCCTTCGCGCTGGTCCGCTCGGGGGACGCCGGCAAGCTGCGCGAGCTGCTCGACGCCGGACTTCCCGTCAGCGTTCGCAACGAGCGGGGCGACTCCCTGCTGATGCTGGCCAGCTACCACGGCCACGTGGACGCGACGCGCCTGCTGCTGGAGCGCGGAGCGGATCCGGAGCAGCCCAACGACGCCGGCCAGACGCCCCTGGCCGGCGCGGCCTTCAAGGGCAACGAGGCCATCGCCACGGTGCTCCTGGACGCGGGCGCGGACGTGGACGGCGCGGGCCCGGACGGCCGCACGCCGCTGATGTTCGCGGCCATGTTCGACAAGCTGGAGATGATGGAGCTGCTCATCCAGCGCGGCGCGGACCACAGGGCCCGGGACGCGGACAAGCGCACCGCGCTGGACTACGCGCGCTCCATGGGCGCGCAGCGCGCGGCCGCCCGGCTGGATCCGAAGCCCTGA